The Nerophis ophidion isolate RoL-2023_Sa linkage group LG05, RoL_Noph_v1.0, whole genome shotgun sequence genomic interval ggaaagtacccgcactctcttttcatgaagccacgctgttgtaacatgtgctgaatgtggcttggcattgtcttgctgaaataagcaggggcgtccatgaaaaagacggcgcttggatggcagcatctgttgttccaaaacctgtatgtacctttcagcattaatggtgcctccacagatgtgtaagtaaacCATACCTTGGGCATtaacgcacccccataccatcacagatgctggcttttgaactttgggtcgataacagtccggatggttcgcttcccctttggtccggatgacacgatgtcgaatatttccaaaaacaatttgaaatgtggactcgtcagaccacagaacacttttccactttgcatcagtccatcttagatgatctcaggcccagagaagccggcggcgtttctggatgttgttgataaatggctttcgctttgcatggtagagctttaacttgcacttacagatgtagcgacaaacagtaactagtgacagtggtttactgaagtggtcctgagcccatgtggtgatatcctttagagattgatgtcggtttttgatacagtgccgtctgagggatcaaaggtcacggtcattcaatgttggtttccggccatgccgcttaagtggagtgatttctccagattttctgaaccttttgatgatattatggaccataggtgttgaaatccctaaatttcttgcaattgcactttgagaaatgttgttcttaaactgtttgactattttttcaGGCAGTTGTGGagaaaggagtgtacctcgccccatcctttcttgtgaaagactgggcattttttgggaagctgtttttatacccaatcatggcccccacctcttcccaattagcctgcacacctgtgggatgttccaaataagtgtttgatgagcattcctcaactttatcagtattcattgccacctttcccaacttctctgtcacgtgttgctggcatcaaattctaaagttaatgattatttgcaacaaaaaaaaaatgtttatcagtttgaacatcaaatatgtggtctttgtagcatattcaactgaatatgggttgaaaaggatttgcaaatcattgtattccgtttgtatttacatctaacacaatttcccaactcatatggaaacggggtttgtaagataaCATAATGCATGCTTTTGAAACgccataaatacaaaaaacataatGCATTTACTCTTTGCCATCAGTGGCGTGTCTGGAAACACATTTGAGACCAACGTGTAATGGCATAACTAACTATcggatatatttttttcttaggGGACACGCGTCAAGGATCCGCTTCAGAAACAACAAAAAGGTTGGTTTTCTTCTTATAGTAGACTTGTGCAAGAAAAAAATTAGTCAAAACAAAGCCGAACATACCActtgaaagtaaacaaacaattgtCACATCTGCTTTATGTAACTGCCGGCAAACGGTGAAAGTTGATGACGTAGCATAAACCTCGAGCGACGTGCGAATTCCTTGCGAAGTATTTTTAACACTTCGCCACGGCCCTAGATTCCGAGGCCAAGGGGGAGTGTTAAGAAGAAGGGAGAAGAGGGACGAAGGAGAAATCAGATTGAGCCCTAAGTCTGCTAAGCAACAAGTGGTGGTTCAGGAGCATGATGTGCCCAATAATGTAATACATGCAGTCAATAGTTGACGCTACAGTGTTTTCTCAATCATCATGCCACACCGTCATAAAATAATTTCTGCAAAGTGGAGACATGATTTATTTTATGGTTTTTATGAGTTTTATAAGCATTCAAAATCTTTATAAGCACTTTAACACAGCTTTCACACACACTTTTAAACACTTCTTATGCTCCTAAAACACTTAATACACTCTTAAAACCTGCATAATCTTAGCATGAAGAGTTAATGAGATACTCAAATTGCGATGTACTCAATTGTacttaaaatgattaaaaaataatctGCTATGCACTTGTGAACCTCGAATTGGTGAGGGAATACTGTGAATTGTTTTGTTGGATAATAACAGTTCTGTTGTGTAGTTTTACAGTTAATTCCAATTGATTTGATTAGTTTTCCTGCTCCTTTCCCCTCTGTCCCCATTAAAAGCAAGGACACGGGCCAACAGGATGCGCGTGAGAGGAAAAAGTCCATTCCAAACAGTCGGGATGCTGCTGATTAGCGGGTGTTATTTGTCGCGTGATGTCCGTTAATTGGAGGCAGGAGAGGACTTTTGAGGAAGCGGATGTCCAGGATGAAGACTTAACACAACTCTGAAGGATGAGGGATGACCCCCCCCaagctcccacacacacacacacacacacacacacacacacacacacacacacacacacacacacacacacacacacacacacacaaactttatCCCCGATCGCAAAATGGggatgttgttgttattatttttgaaGGATTTATGGCACGGCCTCCCATCTGGTCTAAAAAGCCCAGCCCCTTTGCCCTTCCTCTCTGGTGAGGTGACACCCCCAGTGCCAGGCCCCTCTCCTTGGCTTTGTTTACCCCCGAGTGGGTGGTACAGAAGCGGGTAGTGAAATATCGCTCTTAACCCTGGAGGGGGAGGCCGGCAGTTGGggagtgtgcacgtgtgtgttatTTTATGGCTGGCAtatgctgctgttttttttaatgggccCCCCTTGCGGCATCTGTTTTTATGGTGACGCGTGCGTGAGAGCATTATGAGAAGTGCTGGTGGGACTACCACCCTTTCTTTCTTTGGCCCCCCAGTGCCTGAGCTTGTTTCATCGTTTCCAACTCGAGGAGGTGCGGTATCCATGGAAACGGATTTGAATTTCAAGCCAATTTGAGAGGCCAGGGGGAAGAGAACACACGGTGGGATAAGAGCCAAAGGCGTTTCGAGGAATGACTTAAAGTGGCGATGATGTCTGAAAACATTCAGCTGGGATTCATTTTCACAAGCCAGGTCGCATTTGTCCAATCTGGGCTGACATTAAACGAGATCCTCTGGAGAAAAGCAGTAAATACAAAACATGTGATCATAATTTCTAGTCcttttcattatttaaaaaacaaaccaaaaaaacccATCTTTTACCGATCAAAACTTTTTCACAAAAAGTTTTATTCCTCAGAAGTTTGGTCCTTATAAATATGcaatatatacaaaataatattATAAAACATACAAAGAGCAAAGTTTCATATTTAAATTAAACTCTGGAAATAATCACTTTAGAAAAACAGGAGTAGTTCTGTggttgtgaaatttgtcttaggCAGGCAGTGTTTGTGTTGCATAGAAAACACTTTCTATGCATACTTTCTCCAAATTGACTCCCtcaaccctttttttttgtagtgcaaACAATCCAAGAGGAGACACAAGGGCACAAATGAAACACACTTCCCACGTTTAAGGCTTCTAGTGAACTTGGGCTGCATGTCATCTTCATTCTTGCAGACGACGCTTCAGACATTCATTACTCTCAGTGTTTGTGACGTAGAATTGTGGCTCGCCACCCAAGGTCTTTTTGCATAGAAGGTGGCTGGAGCGCTTGGATGTTTTATTTGGGGAAGAAGTTGGGTTGGATTTTTCATAATGGGATCCAAAAAAATCTCAGGCAACTTTCACTGATTGGTTGGCTGGTAAGAGTGATTATCACACAAGGCCAGGAAACGAGCGGCGGGAAAATCCACATTCACCTCCTATGGACAAGTCCGGGAGATAAGTTCATGTTCTTCCACTGCTAAAACCTTGTTGCAGGCTTCTCAACATGTCCTTAAGTGTTCCAGAGTGCAGCAGGGGACATTAAAAACCCTCTGGTTTTTTCTCCTCGGCATTTGTAAACAATCCAGAATGTCGAATTCTGCCTCGATTGTGTGTCTTCTTTCCTACGCCGCTGATAGTTTTAAACCTGCAGTTGGGAAAATCAGAGGACCGTGTCAGTCACAACACAACCTGCCAAAGCAAGAGTTTTTAGtgtcttcatttctgtttgtcatcaCACTGTGACTGTGATTTGAATTCTGTGATGATTGCTTCGAGTGTCTGAATGATACAGACTGACAATCTGATGTTTGTCACATGTACTGTACAATCAGTCCCTCCAGGGTTTTGCAATATCGTGATTGCACTAATTCATCCCAGCAAATTAAGGGCTGCCTCACAACTGTGTCAAAAGTCTGCAACTTCCCACACATTTTGATCAATCAGCGTAATTTTCGCCAATGGAATTTGTCTCTGAGCAGCGCTAAAATGTGAgcataaatgaatgtttaagatggacaaatcaattttcaagtgtaaaacaaacagaaaatgtcTACAACATGTGGATGACGGAGCAGATAGAAAACAATAAGGAAGCCTTTGGTGGGGTTTCTTTCTGTAATTACAATTAATTATTACAATAATgatataaaacattattgttataataaataattaaaataccacAGTATTTTGATAATACGCTCAGGGTATGTtattttactgccatctactgtttacTTTTCAGTCTGTGGTAATAAACgaataaaacatcaatacagaaTTTGCTTTATTTTTGTTGAAATCCTGTGATTTCTTTTAGGTTAACGTTACaaagaacacttaaaacattgataacaaattcatgatcaatcaatcagtcacaaGTGTTTcgaagggctgcacgagccacaacgacatccttggttcggatcccacataagggcaaagaaaaattcacaacccagtgggatgtcaatgagaatgactataaaATTACAAGTTAATAAAACAAGCCTTAAAACATCGCATTGTATTTCTGAAAAAGCTGCCCCAAATTTAGGCATTATAGGCCGCgacaaataacaacaaaaaagcctGCAAAATCTTGGAGGAATTGTACAATGTAAATGTCTCTACATTGAACTTATCCTCTTGAAGAGCAGTCGGCAGCAATCGTACGGGGCCCTAGGACTGAATCTGGGTCATAGTTTAGTATCTGGGTCAGTAAAGCATCAATCTGTAGGCAACCCTGGAAATATGTGAGTAAATTGTTTTAAGGAGACAATCCGTTACTGGGATTGAGGAACCCTCCGGTTACTGGACAGCCCACCACACTGTCACAGAAAACATGTCAACTGCAATTAGAACTTAAATCTACGAGTCAAAGGTACACCTGTTTATGCCTACATTGTTTGAACATTCAAACATTATTCAATTAGAATCAAAGCAGGATGTGCCAATAAACATCACTGAAGAGAACCAAAAATCAGTCTCAATCCAATATCTAGTCTTCCCCTTCTAGAAACCACCACTCTAGAGTTGCCCGAAATTCGGTTTTGGTACAATCttgttcacaaaataaagaaaaggtaAAGAACTAAGAAAACAATGTTGCATGTGTAGTGTAGTGCAAGTAACACAGACTCAGAGGATAGAGGCGATCACCTGGGCAATTGCATACTTTTTAAATGGGGATTATGCTAACATGACAGTTTTATCAGAACCCTGCTACAAGATGTCTTCTATAAAATGTAGCAGAAGTATTCTGTCTTGACCCCAACCAACTTCAGAAAGAGACACAGGCTTTAATGTCAAGCTAGAAGGGATGGGTTACAAAAATCAGTTCCATAATGGCACCAATGCTGACGCAAACGGTAGTTCACAGTCCGaaaaaggaagtagatataaatgcCTCATTTTGATGCTAAATAAATACCACCTCAGCCACCTACAATGAGTGTTTGACTGTGATATTGTGTAAGTGCTAAGgcacatttatttttataaacattGTTTTACTTTATTGTCAACCTTAACTCGCCCACAGCAGCCCTAAGATACATGCACAGATCCTCGTCACAGTGAGCAAAGTACATTCAAAAACCCCGGAATTGTGAATATCAACATTGCCACACAAGCAAGttgttttttgcacattttttgtgttgtctTTTGCTGGAATAACTCTGACAAATTGTTTTGGATTTTAATTGATATTTAAATTACTAGTCAGTTCAACTTAAACATCATCACATTTTGTCACAATAAAAAGGCCTTTTTTCTTAAGTACTATTTCAGCCACTGTTTCAAAAGTACTTATCTGGTgcttaaaatgtaaacaataccctTCTCTACCTGTTAtgctatatatttatatgcaatTGACACGCTCAAAAAGATTAAAATGGATGCTCACATGGCAGTTTTATCATAAAGGGAAAACAATGGAAGAGATGACCAATAGAACATATGTTTCCACTCTTCTCCTAACAGACTCGAGCTCTGCTCAATTCAGACCTATTTCAAACAGTTTCTTTCACTTCTTTTCCTGTTAATTTGCCAGATGGTGCCATGGCTTACCTCGGTGGCTATGACGCACTCCTTTCTCTCCTCGCCTATGACAAATACCGACTGGTACATGGAGTCTCTGGAGGAGCATATCGTTGATATCCTACACTCTGGCTTTTCACTGCAGACAAAAATCATACGGCTTTACACAAACAGGAAATACATCCATTTATGTGACAACCGTATACAAACAACAGTAGGAGTTGCATAATCAAGTAAGATTTTTCCTTACCTGCAGACTCTACTCAAGGGTCTTTTCTCTTCTAAACACTTGTCATAAATACGACTTATGTCCTCTTGTGACCTCTCGTCCTTAAACTCCTTAGTTTTTGAGCTATAGGGGTCCAAGTGATAGTTTTTATGGATAAAGTTAGATTTTTCAGAGTCACAGTCCACCTCCAGGCTCATTTTCTGGTTGGTGTTTTTTAGCTGTGACGCCGTAATCAGGTTATCCCTCTGACTGATGGACACGTTGTTCATGGTCTCTGTGTCGTCGCGCTGCCTTTGGGTCTGCCTGTGGATGTGCCTCAAGGCCAAGCCCACCATGCAAAACAGGACCAGCAGTGCCACCAGCCCCACGGCTAGAGAAACCGCCGCCCACTGGAAGCCGTCCTGAATATCTCCTACTTGTGAAGTCACAGCGGCAAAGAATTCGCAGCTTGGACCGGTGAAACCATGGGGGCAGACGCAGGTCCCTGGGATCTTGCCGGACCCACCAACGCCAGTACAAACACCACCATTAAGGCAAGGATGAAGGGGGCATTCATTAAGGACTTTGTCGCAGTTGCGTCCGTTGTAGCCTTCAACACAGGCGCAAGTGTAGTCGTTGATTCGGTCTAGGCAGGTGCCGCCGTTGATGCATGGGTTGCCCGCACATTCGTTGATATTGATCTCACAGTGCTGGCCAGTAAATCCTGCACGGCAGCTGCACATACGCATCCCACCATGGATCAGGCACTGACCACCTACAAGGGAAAGGAAGAGTCAGGTTAACAATTGTGAAGACACATGTTGGAAACGGGGGCACATAGGAATCCATTAAAGTATGGTTTAATGTGCCCCAGACTAATTATTGGACTACTAAGTTTGTCTCATTTCTAAGACCAAAAAGATAAAGGTATGTTCCCAAGCGGGAGCTTTTGTGGGTACCACCCCAGTTAAGCCCCATTTTTTGGCAAGACTTGCTACAATATGTCCGACTGTGCCTAGCTCAACATTGCCGTTGTAGCTTGTATGAATTTGATACTCATTAGGTTACAGCTCTCTAGTTCTTTCACATCAAATTCTACAATTACAAATATATAAATTGTTACCATTGTTATAGATAATTCAAGGGAACTCATTTGATCTAATTAGAGAGCATCCATTTAGTTTtaatttttccaaattttacggCTTCAGTTCACACATCTGCATCAAATCAGCAGCATGGCTACAAAGCGGTCATTGTTCTCTGCACATAAAACAATTCCACCCGAGTCAAACAAGATATTTGTCCTCAGCTTTCATCAACAACCGCTGTGAGCTGCTGTGACATTTACAAGCTTCAGCTCCGAGCCGTTGACTGTTTATACGGAGGACAATGGACAACCAGTTCCCAGAAATTCCTGTTGTTCCGCACAGCTTCCAGTCGCAGGAATCTGAGGAGGGAGGGGGGTGTCAGAAGGAGGAAGGTCGTACCATTAGCGCAGGGAAGCGACGTGCACTTGTCCACTCTCTTCTCGCAATTGAGTCCGGTGTAGCCGCGGGGACACTCGCACATGTAGCTCCGCCCGTTCTCTTTCTCCCAGCATTTGCCCCCGTGGAAGCAGGGCGAATCAGCGCACGTCAGTAGGCTGTGCTCACAGTGCGAACCCTCGAAGCCCTCTTGACAGGCGCACATGTAGCCGCTCTCCAGATTCTGGGGGGATACAGGGGAAACTTTAGACTTGGGACACATCCAAAGAAACAAATTATGTAAACTTCTTCTTCCAGTGCAGAACATAATCTATTTGTTTGTTTTG includes:
- the dll4 gene encoding delta-like protein 4: MAAWVTFTFAFSIIVQVFASGVFELHLHDFKNHKGLLANGKACKPTSCRTYFRICLKNYQAVVSPGDCIFGSTRTGVLGSNSFSGTPPGAIQIPFTFGWPGSFSLIIEAWHSAHGNLPVDSDNQDLLISIFAIQRQLSVGTDWSQDTQVAEQTELRYSYRFVCNDSYYGESCSKKCTPRDDRFGHYTCTRDGQLTCLPGWKGKYCEEPICLEGCSERNGNCSKPGECVCRDGWQGTFCDECKKYPACKHGTCQLPWQCNCQEGWGGLLCDQDLNFCTHHHPCVNGATCMNTGQGSYTCTCLPGFTGVNCELEMQECDSNPCRNGAICTNLESGYMCACQEGFEGSHCEHSLLTCADSPCFHGGKCWEKENGRSYMCECPRGYTGLNCEKRVDKCTSLPCANGGQCLIHGGMRMCSCRAGFTGQHCEININECAGNPCINGGTCLDRINDYTCACVEGYNGRNCDKVLNECPLHPCLNGGVCTGVGGSGKIPGTCVCPHGFTGPSCEFFAAVTSQVGDIQDGFQWAAVSLAVGLVALLVLFCMVGLALRHIHRQTQRQRDDTETMNNVSISQRDNLITASQLKNTNQKMSLEVDCDSEKSNFIHKNYHLDPYSSKTKEFKDERSQEDISRIYDKCLEEKRPLSRVCSEKPECRISTICSSRDSMYQSVFVIGEERKECVIATEV